The following are from one region of the Cryptosporangium minutisporangium genome:
- a CDS encoding lipase, whose translation MTLTPSHRWRWPVIVLLAALTVAGLTASPAKARAESRGTLLSALHVRSMSPANVKAELAGAKYDAGLTRFGVDLVRLTYRTIDPAGNPTIATGLLALPKDGNRTLRTVVYTHGTQVYRADAPSVTQDGWELGPPLTYATVGFAAVAPDYLGLGAGPGTHPWQDVRSETTASIDLLRAARSYVAGRGRQLSHDVYVTGFSQGAAAAIGVATALGRDGDGWFRVGAAAPVSGAYHWRNIELPALLGGKLDPTWSVAYVAYFVVTWNRLHPFYSHPGEVFRDPAVAALFDGLRPGKDILPALPRTIETLLTPHGLDVLQRPTGALAAAMAAHDNLCAEWKPTAPTRLYYAAGDEQVLTTNTSECLDAVRTAGSTRVTSVDLGKVSHLDSNVKATAAIARWFRQLAPA comes from the coding sequence ATGACACTCACCCCAAGTCACCGATGGCGCTGGCCCGTCATCGTCTTACTCGCTGCGCTCACGGTCGCCGGTCTCACCGCGTCACCGGCGAAGGCCCGAGCCGAGAGCCGCGGCACCCTCCTTTCCGCCCTGCACGTGCGCTCGATGTCGCCCGCAAACGTCAAGGCGGAGCTGGCCGGCGCGAAATACGACGCCGGTCTCACCCGCTTCGGCGTCGACCTCGTCCGCCTCACCTACCGGACGATCGATCCGGCGGGGAACCCCACGATCGCGACCGGTCTGCTGGCCCTCCCGAAGGACGGCAACCGCACACTGCGAACGGTCGTGTACACCCACGGCACCCAGGTCTACCGAGCCGATGCGCCGTCGGTGACGCAGGACGGATGGGAGCTCGGCCCGCCCCTCACCTACGCCACGGTCGGCTTCGCGGCCGTCGCTCCGGACTATCTCGGGTTGGGCGCCGGCCCGGGAACGCACCCCTGGCAGGACGTTCGGTCCGAGACCACGGCTTCCATCGATCTCCTGCGGGCCGCTCGGTCCTACGTCGCGGGCAGAGGACGTCAACTGAGCCACGACGTCTATGTCACCGGCTTCTCCCAGGGCGCCGCGGCGGCGATCGGCGTGGCGACCGCGCTCGGCCGCGACGGGGACGGCTGGTTCCGGGTCGGCGCCGCAGCCCCGGTCAGCGGCGCATATCACTGGCGGAACATCGAGCTTCCGGCCCTGCTCGGGGGCAAACTGGATCCCACCTGGAGCGTCGCGTACGTCGCGTACTTCGTCGTGACCTGGAACCGGCTGCACCCGTTCTACTCCCACCCGGGGGAGGTGTTCCGCGATCCCGCGGTCGCGGCGCTCTTCGACGGTCTCCGGCCGGGCAAGGACATTCTGCCCGCACTCCCCCGCACGATCGAGACGCTGCTCACGCCGCACGGGCTCGACGTGCTCCAGCGCCCGACCGGTGCGCTCGCCGCGGCGATGGCTGCTCATGACAACCTCTGCGCTGAGTGGAAGCCGACGGCGCCGACCCGGCTGTACTACGCGGCCGGCGACGAGCAGGTACTGACGACCAACACCTCGGAATGCTTGGACGCCGTCCGGACCGCGGGCAGCACCAGAGTGACGTCGGTGGACCTCGGCAAGGTGAGCCACCTCGACTCCAACGTCAAGGCCACCGCCGCGATCGCCCGCTGGTTCCGGCAACTGGCGCCGGCCTGA
- a CDS encoding cysteine dioxygenase family protein, whose product MSFDALPARDLGKNELRALVDELARHPEQWREHVAFSDSERHYVSLYRDDHVDVWLLCWTPQNDTGWHDHDISSGAVAVVQGAVHENNPRIGGHHVDVIVRAGESFCFGPDHIHRMSGADAESVSIHAYSPPLWRLGTYVITDDGVMRRTSVSYADELRPLDARSGVSAA is encoded by the coding sequence GTGAGCTTCGACGCCCTACCAGCACGTGACCTGGGCAAAAACGAACTCCGCGCCTTGGTCGACGAGCTGGCCCGCCACCCCGAACAGTGGCGGGAACACGTGGCGTTCTCCGACTCCGAACGCCACTACGTCTCGCTCTACCGCGACGACCACGTCGACGTCTGGCTGCTGTGCTGGACCCCGCAGAACGACACCGGCTGGCACGACCACGACATCTCTTCCGGCGCGGTGGCCGTCGTCCAGGGCGCGGTACACGAGAACAACCCCCGGATCGGTGGGCACCACGTCGACGTCATCGTCCGGGCCGGTGAGTCGTTCTGCTTCGGTCCCGACCACATCCACCGGATGTCCGGCGCCGACGCCGAAAGCGTCTCCATCCACGCCTACTCCCCGCCGCTCTGGCGACTGGGCACGTACGTGATCACCGACGACGGCGTGATGCGCCGGACGTCGGTCAGCTACGCCGACGAACTGCGCCCACTCGACGCGCGGTCGGGGGTCAGCGCTGCCTGA
- a CDS encoding helix-turn-helix transcriptional regulator — MHALTARQLRAVLDAVYDINTILDDTEGRDVQPAALARFRLLVPADTVSYNGVDPEDRRITDVALAPGQTDLRRAEGFGAMLPAHPAFGAYARGQFAPGRPVALSDLLPARALRELPLYREVYRPAGVADHLLVLVGSQPRRRTLLTISRSRRGFRAADRAMADMASAHLAQAVARRVRRRQLADAARVVHRADDRAVRAVDHWDALTPREREVVGRLAEGHSDREIARILGVSPRTVHKHLEGIYRKLEIGSRTAVIAAYHHLGAADHRQRIAEKPTRRRPPTR, encoded by the coding sequence ATGCACGCTCTGACGGCGCGCCAGCTGCGCGCTGTGCTCGACGCGGTCTACGACATCAACACGATCCTCGACGACACCGAGGGGCGGGACGTGCAGCCGGCGGCGCTCGCCCGGTTCCGCCTGTTGGTTCCGGCCGACACGGTCTCCTACAACGGCGTCGACCCCGAGGACCGGCGGATCACCGACGTCGCGCTGGCGCCCGGCCAGACCGACCTGCGCCGCGCCGAGGGGTTCGGGGCGATGCTGCCCGCCCACCCCGCCTTCGGCGCGTACGCCCGGGGTCAGTTCGCGCCCGGCCGGCCGGTGGCGCTCAGCGACCTGCTCCCGGCACGGGCGCTCCGCGAGCTTCCGCTCTACCGGGAGGTCTATCGGCCCGCCGGCGTCGCCGATCACCTGCTGGTCCTCGTCGGCTCCCAGCCGCGGCGGCGGACGCTGCTGACGATCAGCCGATCGCGCCGCGGGTTCCGCGCGGCCGACCGCGCGATGGCCGACATGGCCAGCGCACACCTCGCCCAGGCGGTGGCGCGGCGGGTGCGGCGCCGGCAGTTGGCCGACGCCGCTCGGGTGGTCCACCGGGCCGACGACCGGGCCGTCCGGGCGGTCGACCACTGGGATGCGCTGACCCCGCGGGAACGGGAGGTCGTGGGGCGGCTCGCCGAGGGGCACAGCGATCGCGAGATCGCCCGGATCCTCGGCGTCAGTCCACGCACGGTCCACAAGCACCTGGAAGGCATCTACCGCAAGCTGGAGATCGGCAGCCGCACCGCGGTGATCGCCGCCTACCACCATCTCGGCGCGGCAGACCACCGTCAGCGAATTGCCGAGAAGCCAACGCGCAGAAGGCCCCCGACACGTTGA
- a CDS encoding amidohydrolase, whose product MRIDVHQHLWPEPLLDALRARTVPPRLDGWVLHTHSAPPYAVNPADHDVAARAALVAADGFDRALISLSSPLGIEWLPAAEATPLLDAYHAGVAALPGQFGAWAAAGLDEIDTVALERALDAGCVGLQLPADALVDPAGYQRCGPLLEVLERRDAPLFVHPGPHPAPPAGAPDWWPALSPYVHQMHDAWHAFVAFGRAAHPSLRVCFALLAGLGPLHGERLAARGGPARRRVDVDAFVETSSYGPRGVDAIVRVLGVDLVVLGSDRPYATVPDFGFGPAFDHALAVANPGRLLYGKEGNRELRRPTST is encoded by the coding sequence ATGCGTATCGACGTGCATCAGCATCTGTGGCCGGAGCCGCTGCTCGACGCGTTGCGTGCCCGCACCGTGCCGCCGCGGCTCGACGGCTGGGTCCTGCACACCCACAGCGCACCGCCGTACGCGGTGAACCCGGCCGACCACGACGTCGCAGCGCGGGCCGCGCTGGTCGCCGCCGACGGGTTCGACCGGGCGCTGATCTCGCTCTCCAGCCCGCTGGGCATCGAGTGGCTTCCGGCCGCTGAGGCCACGCCGCTGCTGGACGCCTACCACGCCGGCGTCGCCGCGCTACCCGGCCAGTTCGGCGCCTGGGCGGCCGCTGGTCTCGACGAGATCGACACGGTCGCGCTGGAGCGGGCGCTCGACGCCGGATGTGTCGGGCTGCAGCTGCCCGCCGACGCGCTGGTGGACCCGGCGGGTTACCAGCGGTGCGGGCCGCTGCTGGAGGTGCTCGAGCGGCGGGACGCTCCGCTGTTCGTCCACCCCGGCCCGCACCCCGCCCCGCCGGCCGGTGCACCCGACTGGTGGCCGGCGCTGAGCCCCTACGTCCATCAGATGCACGACGCCTGGCACGCGTTCGTCGCGTTCGGGCGGGCCGCGCACCCGTCGCTGCGGGTCTGCTTCGCGCTGCTGGCAGGGCTGGGTCCACTGCACGGCGAGCGTCTCGCCGCGCGCGGTGGTCCGGCTCGCCGCCGGGTCGACGTGGACGCCTTCGTCGAGACGTCGTCCTACGGCCCGCGCGGGGTGGACGCGATCGTCCGGGTGCTCGGCGTCGATCTCGTGGTGCTCGGCTCCGACCGGCCGTACGCCACCGTGCCCGACTTCGGCTTCGGGCCGGCGTTCGATCACGCGCTGGCCGTGGCCAACCCTGGCCGCCTGCTCTACGGAAAGGAAGGGAACCGTGAGCTTCGACGCCCTACCAGCACGTGA